catgattaataaaaaataagagatattttttttcccacGCCCTCCCATTTTTCggtatatgcatataaatagCTTCAAAAAAACCcactaaaaaaattgtaaaaaggTCACAAAAATACACACTTTCATCGAAGTTATTAATAAAGGGAAGTTAAGAGAAAGCATTCGaagtaatattatatattttatattatttattattgtttgaaatttttttttgtatctcaaattattatgcatttttttttatttcatttctctttttcataatattgtaTAGCCCCTTTCCAGCTAGCTAAAATATTcaagaaattaaaaatcaggggtatttaaaaaaaaagtgtatgtgtgtatatataaaaggcTCATTGAgatgaatatttatttgcaCACATAATTACGCAAGAAATTATTTCAATGCAAAACTTATTATGTATAAGTATTTCCACTTTATTCTATATAGCCACCTATAAAAAGTATTTGAATTGGGCTCTTCACTGATTCCCTTATTTCTTTTGGTTTTAAAAATGGAGTTAAATTTAGACGATTTTAATGATTTCGACCGGTtagataatattttaataaatgaaatagagaaagaaaaaaaacaaaatgttGGAGACAAGCGTAAATTTGACATATACGATGATTATCAAGAGTTACTAAATActaaaatacaaaaaaaaaataataaaaaaaaagagactgtaaataataattatgacAATGTCagtaatatttatgaacaAGGTCaggaaaatatacaaacaaatgataattatcatatattattcaatCGAGAATTTCACAACCACTACATATTTAATGATTATAAATACTTAAAAGAATAtgtgtataaaaataatttaatgagtgatgatatatattttaaaaaggaTGAAgttataatgaaaaataaaattgattcACAAAAAATGTTTCAAACTAATGAAGATTTAActgattttataaaaatttacgatgttaataataattatccaccaatttatttgaatttatttaaaaaatcagATACAGACACTACTTCTCAATCGCCTTATAATTACCCACTCAAAACTCATGGCGAAGAAGATATACCAtcaaatttacaaaaacaaaatatatctatatttacaaaatcgaaaaaagaaaattttagGGATATGCTAGAAAGAGTATTAAACGAAATAAAAcaagaaaatatagataaagaaagaaaaaataaaggtGAATATACATctacaaataatttaatgtctaaagaaaatgatgaatctaatatattttctcaAAAAATGCCTACTGAAAATGTTAATTTTgtagaaaaatatagaggcaaatatttttcagaGCTTTTAACAGATGAAGCTATAAATAGGGAAGCCATTTTATGGATAAAACAATGGAAcgatttaataaaaaaagaaaaagaagttatctataaaaataatgaagaagaaaaaaaagaatattttaaaaaatttaacgaatttccaaaaatattattattaggtGGTTCAGCAGGAAAAGGAAAAACTACTTTAGCTTATGTAATTGCTAatcattttaaatttaatgttATTGAAATAAATGGTAGTGATGATAGAAATAAAGAAACTCTGATCCCATTTATAGAATCCATTGTTTGTAATAATTCAATTGGATCGAAACCTAACATCTGTATAATTGATGAAATCGATGGATTATCTAGTACATATCAAAACATTGAAGCtattatgaattttttaaataaaaaagataaaaaaaatatgagtataataaaaagaccaattatatgtatatgcaatgatatatatcataaaagtttaaaagaattaagaaaaatttGTAAAGTTGTTTTggttgaaaatattaatatacaaATGTTAAAAGGAagaattaattatatatgtgataaggaaaatattaaaattagtAATGAAGccataaataaattaatagaCATTTATAAATCAGATATTAGAGCAATTCTTAACAcaatttatttcctttCCATAGGGTTACGATCATTAAATTTGAATGGAAATACAAACAATGGTGAAGGTACTAACTCAACATCTTATactaattttaataataaaactataATTACTTTAGATACTCttaatttgtatttatttcacAAAGATGCAAACAACAATTATATTGAATTgctaaatattatatatgtcaaaaataaaaataaaaaattaataaaaaaattattgttaGAATGTTATAacttttttcatatatgtTTGGGAActgaatataattatttacaatcctattattatatatacgacaatttattaaatattccTTTTAATGATTTTGATTTTTCTAAACTTGGATATGGATTAGACTTTTTAGCATTTTGTGATCATTTagaatataaacaaaaacaaatattaaatttttcattacaaaaaatgttatatttatctgtttatttatttataattattatacatttaaACACTAATTCacatatacaatatatattaatgaacAATAGTACAAGCAAtcattttagaaaaaaacaaatcgatttaaaaaatatgaaaaataattttattaatgaCAAATTTGCAGTTAtcacatataaatatatatattcaaaatatttttattcagaaattttgaattatatatttgcatttttttatacaaatgaattttttttcaaaaatgtTCATTTATGGGGCAAACAAAATTACTACAAAGATATAGATTTTCCTAAATATATTCTAGTAccttatgaatataaaaatgttagtaaattcaaattattttctttgaAGCTTTTACTTTTAATGACAATCTTTAACATATCATTTACAAGTATTTCTTCTTCACTACCTCCAACTCAATCAGAATCCACAACTACAACTAAATCGATAACTAATCAAAACTTAAACAAACATAAtagttttttaaataataataatatgacaaaggtatatatattcgaTCCATTTGTTGATgatttgttaatatatgctcaaaaaaaaaataacattttttcttcttatccatataatcaaaataaacaaataaactATATGACAAATACatcttttaatttcaaAACTTTTCCAAATATTcttaataatgatatatgtGAAGCTTTgaatgatttaaaaaactggataaataacatatctgcaaaatataacaaaaaaaataaagaaaaacatCTAAATCAGATGCAAATTGTTAAATCATCTTATAAccataaaaatacaaaaaaatcgaTATTTGATGTTACATATGCTTCTAATTTTGAACAATCGCTAAcagatataattttaattgcATATCAAAATGGATATCAACATTCATAcaaacattattttttaaaccaacaaaatgaaagtgattatatagaaaataaacaaaagaATCAAAgttcaaatatattattagacCACATCATACCTCAAACTAAAATACTAAGCAATAAAGATAATTCCATATTCACTATTTCAGATTTAATTGCTCAAGAAAAAtcttatatgaaaaaatatataagtaataataaaaatatatatttttcaggaaaatatattaagaCATCAggttattataaaaatgtggaAGAACGATGTAATGCTGTTTTACAGccattaaatttttatgtcgtggaaaataaataactttttttttattttaataaattgttaaattatacaatacattattattttttttaaataataaatctctatgtatataaataacatcTTCTATTTGGATTGAAAACAATGTTTATGTATTTACatttcataatattatacatatgtatattataactGTTATTCATACTTTTCTATTTCTTTtccataaatatatgttactatttttcattatatttttttgaatttcaTCATAAGTTGAGTTTGTGataaaattcaaaataatcCCACTGGCCCAGGCCCACAAATGTGCCATTTAATTGAATCCAGCTTTTTAACTATACAActaaataagaaaaaataatttaaaaaaatataaatctagcaaaaaaaatattattttatatagcgtgtaataaaatgcaattatgtatatttttactttttctACATTTTGTACAAACACATACTAACGTGAGTAGCTCATAATGCTTACtcaatttacaaaataattaaaactccataaaacttttaatatatttatatttattttttcccttttttaataatgacaatttttttttttatatcacaATCCTTTCCGTTATAtgtattcatattttatgtacataaataaaatttattaaaaaaaagaatggGAACTAATAAACTTGAAAATCTGAAGAACAGTATAAATacatttgaaatatttatgaaccaatatattgtaaaatacaaaaatagcAAAGTTTGCTATATATGTAAGgtaaaaagaaatatacttccttaaaaatgttaatacaaatatgtacaaaaaatattatttacatcctatatgtttttatcatattattattattttctgtCTGCAcgtatatacaaaatatatacatccATCATTTcttatttgttatttcaATTTCcagaacaaaataaatatgaatgatattcaaaaaatggaaGACATTTGCCCTAAAATGtggaaatattttcatgGTATAATTAACCAGCCACAATGCCCTTTACAAaggttaaaaaaaaatctgACCgtgttcataattttttctcatttattttaaaaaaatgtatattattatgctaaatattatgaacaaagaataaataaaaaatctgcaaattattattttatataatccGCATGCATTTTAATATCATCATGTTGAAGTAGAGTACTCTACATATTGTCCCATGTTACAACACCTCatcattttaattttttttttctctttttatttttagttttGGAAAGGTTTTAAAAGTGAAAGATTTGCGATTTGAAGAACTTGAAAAGTATAAGGATATTTTACAAAGAAAGTAAAAGCCTTAATATAGATTTGCAAAAccattcatatatatagaattaaaaaaaaataaaagctattctttctttattattattttataaacttTCTATTTGttcttcatttatttatatattttttgtttagttttatttacacaactattattatttaaaaaaaacgtcgatattattttattcaatCACCAATGTCTTAAAAATGTGAAACTAAGAATTGGCTTGTTTAAGGAATATGCATATAGCACATACAATTTTAGCTTAACgcacaaattaaaaaaaaaaagagaaagaTAAAACAGAATGAggttgtattttttttttttttttaagcatAAGCCTTTAAGATctacaaataaatttgtgtgtaataacaaaacattttttttcctacttattgtattttcttatatttgtatttttcctgttttatgtatatgaaATGCACATTGTGCactactattttttttcaaacaataaataatatattgtgagtgaaaaaaatgaaaaatattatgtatgGTCATAAAACTTATGCATATGTATCATACAATATATTACTAGGATTATGAAAATGcataacataaaaaagtataatatatatatattacacaCACAAACACACACACATTTTGTTTACTCTCTTCTCCACATGcgtttttcatattattattattttttttataaagggaacgaaatataattatcatttatttttaaaaaccCGGTTGtgcatttattatttattcgcattttttttaatttttagcTGTCTAATTttgaagaaatatattgtatatatttttttttaattccttAATTGacagtaaaaataaattacaGTTCTCTACTTCGtgaatacatataatatacctTGGCGTATATATAAcgtttatattttccttattttgaaattttctttataatgcatgttaatatataaaaaaaaaaaacaaggGGGAGAAAACATAATTTGGCTATTTTAGCATGTATTcagataatatatataaatgtttaattatgataaaaaaaaatatacatgtaCATCTATATATGTGCATCTACTTGATATACTAAGTTTggtaaattttaaaaacataaaaaaagaatctAATAATATAGTAAAGCCAAAAATATGAAAGATAAAGAAATCGTAAAGTTAAATTCAAATGGTGATAACcatttaataaatcttAAAAATGTGcaagataaaaatttatcaaGTAGTGGCATTCCTTCTCGCTATTCATCATTTGAATCAGATGTACAAGCATCAAAACAAAAGGATGATCACATCTATAATACTGATAAActtaacaaaattatgaacaaCACTTCATCAATTGGTGATACTCAGTATTGTAACAATAGGATTGACGATACAAAATTACCAGAAAAacttttacaaaaatatttttcaaataattctacatataaatatactaaTTCGATAGAACACCAAAATATGATGAATGCACATAATGAAGATTTATCTacatatcaaaaaaatgaagcaGCTGAACatattgatataaataatcataataaagaacagaaaaaaaatgaacatgAAGAATTGAAGGGAGTTCatgatttaaattttcaaaataattcttataaaaaagaagaaatatgtgaaaaaaaattaatagaaCCCATAAAAAACAcatctataaaaaaagaagaggATCAAAAAGATACcatgaaaatatttgttaGTAATTACGgagataatatatatagaaacaCAGAAATATACAAAACTCACACAGAATCATGCAGAAATTTTACagatcaaaaatataaaactcaatattatgatgaaaataaactaTCACctctatataaaaataaaagtgataaattttatgatacATTTAgcgaagaaaaaaaagaattacATTTTAATTCGATAGATGAGTTGATGAAagaaatacaaatatttaataattctatGCAAACTATAACATCTAATGATCCGActtttatacaaaaaaataataaacatatttattcagaaaataattcaaataaaagagAAGCAaacgaaataaataacagTCTTATTATAGAAAACACAGTTAGTTGTTCTAATATATCGACAGATGCATGTTTTGGTGAATCGCCTCAAAATTCTAATCGAGAAAAATCAGATATCCTTGATAATGAAGAATATAATCTTCAGGAACACTCCAATAATAGTtgttatgaaaaaaatgaatccATAAAgagttttaaaaattttgttaaatcTGAAATAAAAACAGAAAACTCTATTTTGTTTACTGAGGATAAAGAGCCTCAACATACAGAATTAAAACAGGACAACTTAATGGGCAGTCAGTTAAATAAATCAGATGTAGAATACACTGATCAAGAATCTGATAATAACAACTCATGCAAACAAAATGATGTATCATCAATCTCAATGAAATTAACAGATGTAGAACCATATACCAAATTAGATAATGAAGAATCTATTGAAACTAGTAAAATATCATCTAATCAATGGgaagaaatgaaaaaaagtTTTTATGATATCGAAAATAACTTGCTTTATCTAAACagagaaaataattattcttTGGAACGAAACATAGAAGGAACCGAACTATTAAATGTAAACAATTCTGaaacaaataaagaaataaaatttgagAAAAATGAAACTCCTCAAATATCATATCATACTGATGAAtacaaagaaaaaaacgaagaaataataaaatcaCAATTAGATTCTGATAAAAAATCTACAATttacaattatatacataaagaTTCATTTCCAAACTATGAATATGATGATACTGAAACTAAACATCTAAATAttctaaaaaattgttcagaaaaagatgaagcatttcaaaacaaaaataatatatctgaacaatttaattataattatttacagGATTTCACTAATAAGCAAAATTCATTAAATGGTTTTACTCCAAAagattatcaaaataataacaattattattatactgATAAGGAAATTGATATACATTCCCCTTATGCTAGAAGAGATGTACTTCCGGATCTTAGCTTGGAAAGATGCATCTATTCGAAGGAGGGTTCTCCTAATGGTAAAACTGACACTCTTAATGGGCCTGACACATCTAATAGAACCGATGCATCTAGAATTAACTCAGCAGGAAAGGGAAGGACACCAAGAAGTTCAAAAAGTGGAGGATCTACTAAAACAGCTTTTGCAATCGTAAAAActggaaaaataaaacaagcAGAAAAGGATTTAGTTAAAACACCAAAAGTTTTCAAAAAAACTGAAGGAAATACAAGAACAAGTGTCAATGGAAATTCAAACGGAAATGTGGGAACAAAATCTCcttcaaattataatatttcatcaaGTGCAAATTATTCTACACATTGTAATAATGGAGGAAACGGGGTAACTCCTACATCTactaaaacaaataaaaatgaaaaagatataaCATACAATATGAATGTTGTAATTAGATGCAGACCAATGAGTAatagtgaaaaaaatgaaggagcaaaaaatgttataaaaattatggataataaaatgattgTGTTACTCGACCCAAGTGATAATACTGATAATGTATTAAGACAAAATAGAactaaagaaaaaagataTTGTTTCGATTACGtatttgatgaaaatagCACCCAAGAagatgtatataataatagtgtAAAACCATTGGTAGATGCAGTAATAAAAGGATACAACTCAACAGTATTTGCATATGGAGCTACTGGTGCAGGAAAAACCCACACAATTATaggttataaaaatgaaccCGGTATTATGATGATGATATTACAAGAtctatttaaaaaaattaaaaccTTAAAGGCTATGAAcgaatataaaataaaatgctcttttattgaaatatataatgaaaatatatgtgaTCTTTTGAACCCATCAAGTGAATATCTTGATTTAAGAGAAGATCCTGTAAAAGGTATAACTGTTTCTAACATTTTTGAAGTCTGTACTACATCTGTTGAAGAAATTATGGAATTAATTCATACAGGAAATAGAAATAGAACCCAAGAACCCACAGATGCAAATAGAACCAGCTCAAGAAGTCATGGAGTATTACAAGTAATAGTTGAAGAAACAGAAAAAGGACAAGGATTATATcaacaaacaaaaaaaggaaaattgTGTGTTATAGATCTAGCAGGAAGTGAAAGAGCTAGTCAAACTAATAATAAAGGAATGAGAATGTTAGAAGGtgcaaatataaatagatCTTTGTTAGCTCTAGGAAATGTTATAAATGCATTAGTATCTAGAAGTAAAGGAACTAGTAAATCGAATTTTATACCATTTAGAGATAGCAAATTAACAAGATTATTAAAAGATTCTTTAGGAGGCAATTGTAAAACATTAATGATTGCTAATATTAGTCCTTCACATCTATCTTATGAAGATACTCATAATACACTAAAATATGCAAATCGggcaaaaaatattaaaaatgttgtTACATCTAATTCTGTTGTAGTTAAACACCATTTAACTATgtatatagatataatcgaaaaattaaaaactgAAATAGAATGCTTAAAAGAAcaattaaatgataaagaaaaaacacaccattttataatatctGAATCTAATTCTACAAATTATGATTATTATGATTCAGTTAAAGATTGTGATAAAAATTCTTCTAGAGAGGAATTActcaatattatatatttcttaaaaCGTGAAAATCAAAAACTTAGATGCAATTTGGGTTCTATAACCCCACATATTTCAACTTCAGATTCTTCCACTCCCACAAAcgaatttattaaatatacagaagaaattaataatattaaaattgttaatgAAAAGTTATTtatagataataaaaaatttaaagtTAACATTCAAGAgtatattcaaataatagaaaatataaaagaagtTAATCACAAATATAAAGCTCAAATAAATTCTCTCAAAAATATGCTTTATAATCATGATGTTAGTCACCTTCAAATGCGTCTCTGGCTTGATGATCTTAAACGCAAATACACTCAATTAAAGGTTTGGAATAactaaattatattatgtcAGATTATAGTATTAGTCAAAAGCCATAGTATACTAGAACCGTAGTAGTCCTAACCTAGATGCAGAATCGATGGTTCATTATTCATTGTTTCGTTTATTTGTAGGAAAACATAACAGATAAAGACAATGCCCAACTCCTAGAAGGATTGCAAGATGAACTTAATAAAGTATATTAAGTTCCTTCTATTTGTACATCTTATTATCTATCCTAAACAtagaataattttttttttttaatatatataaacagGTTTTAAATGAAcgtaaacaaataaaaaattttattttgaatatcGAACAAAATCTtgttgaaaataaagaagtAAATATGGATGCACTTAAAGGAAATCAGATTAAAATGCTGGaagaaaatgtaaaaacaaattaaattgAAACATAGTGTAATACATTTACAATTATAATTAGGATAAATAACATCTATATGATAAATActtgttttatttcttaaaatatatacacttcactttttttagaaaaataaaatggaaaatcagttacaaataaatatcaacCAAACTAACaatttaataaacaaactagttgcaaatataaaagatgaTCAAATGAAGAGctttatgtatttattttatacaaaCACTATTCTTATGCAAGAACGAGAGGATTTCCAGGTAGCTCATTAAGGCGgaaaaattcaaaatagaaaaagaaacaaaTATAGTCAAAACGATTAGCACAACCCTttacttatttattattacaattttcTCAGGACATGTTTGAATTATCTTCTGTTATAATTAACCACAAAGAAAAACAACTTCAACAATTAATTGAAACATCAAAGATCTCAAATCTTTTTaacattataaaaaataaaatttaaaaatatttgaactttattttattatcaacaTTATTTGATTCCGTAATAATAGAATCcctaaaattaaaatacgATACGATCcaaattttgtattaaaaaagttaaGATGCAAAATGACGAAATTAAGTATGCAAAAGGCAAAAttaagaaataatattttaattcatatcgttttaaattatattaactttataatttattccACCTACATTTccaatttgtttttttttctttttttcaatataatgttcaatttttaaatcaaaaCTCAAACaaactattttaaatataataacttGCCATCATTgcctttttctttttaaatttgcgaaaaaaaaaaaaaaaaactcataataataattatatgaataaacaGGTTTCGAAACATCAAAGTGTAGAATAAAACATATGTAAATTGCAAAGTTATAGttaactatatatatatatacatacacaTATGCTATATGTTTCTTGAACAAGTTTCGACTcttaaataaatcaaagttcttttcttttgttCGGAATAGacgaatatatattataatcatATCAACCTTGAATCAATTAAttcaaaaatgaaaatcGAATCTAAGGAAATACAGAACTCATCAAAACTTCCAAACATAATTATAACTGGGACGCCAGGAGTTGGTAAAAGCACCTTATGTGAAGAATTAGTTGAAATCATAAATAAAGATTTTGAAGAAAAGTTTAGAATAGATGGAAAAGAACAACTAAAAATGatacatttaaatttatcaaatattataaaaaatgaaagatTATATGAAGAATATGATGACGAATTAGATGCAAGTATATTTAGTGAAGAACTAGTAaatcaaaaattaaaaaaattaaatttacaaaatggTGGTTATATAATAGATTTTCATgatgttaattttttatacgaaaataaatatatcgataaaatttttttattaacagcATCAACAAATGTTTTATACGAACGtttagaaaaaagaaattacacgaaagataaaattaaaaataatattgaatgTGAAATATTTCAGGTTATAAAAGAAGACATATTAGAGAATTATGAcgatgaaaatatttttgtagagttacaaaataataatttagaaGATCATGACAAAAACATTTCttttattcaaaaatgGATTCATTCTTATATGACTCAAGGGTTCTAAGAGATGCTTCCATTATGCATTCCTCTACATCGTTCCTTCAATTTTCCCATACACTTTTTAcactaattttttaatttttctatttatttCCTTGTTTTGTTTGCTTAGATTTTAAAACTTATACCCTTCATTTGTATGCATCTATTTTACGAGAAAAAACTAACATAGTTTGATGCAAAAAGAAATGGAAAGTCATTCTCTTATCCTAcacataaaaaatcaaatcTTTACATCTACgttataattatttcaaacaaatttactgataatatacaaacatatataatagatgAACATAAACGGGAAATACAATCTTATAATTTATCGcctcttttttttgtcatcatgtaaatatttatgttttaatataaCAAGTTTTGTGTTGTTATccttcaaataattttttggtaaaatatattcagaTGCAGCTAATAATTCTTTAAAGGTTGTTTTAAGAGTATTCGTTGTTACACCACAAACAGATGCAATTTGTGATAAATGTGGAAGctttatattcttttcCTCACTAGTATTTAACTCAACAATTAAATGAATAGAACCACCACATAACGAATTTAATCTATGAGATGTTGTAATCAAAGTTGTAGCTTTCTTAACAACATATTCTATTGCTTCAATTAAATCTGTGGATAATTGTAATCTATTTGATAAagaataaattaaatgagatatattttcattatagaCAAAAGCCCGAGACGgtaatactttttttaatttatttattgtttttcctaaatctttttctttataagATCTATCAAACGTTATTAATTCTTTAATGCTTTTTATATGACCCGCTTCTCTACACGCAAGGTAAACAACTGCTAACATGTTTAAGTTGTTTGCTCGGTTTTTTAATTGGTCCATATCCTAAAAACgtgcaatttttttaattatatttttcattttattttatttttatttttaatttcaagATAAAGAACATTCATGCCCACTCACCTGCAACTCTTTTGTTATTTCTTTAGCTCGCTCAATTACATTGCttctcaaaaaaaatgtttcacaaattaattttaaaatgttaaaaGCAGATAATAATGTTTGATCATTCTTATTAATCTGCGTCATCATATTAAGGTgttgtaattttttactCGATTTAATAAAAGTAGTGCTagttaaattattttctaacCATATATCACTAGTTTCTCCAACTCTATTTCTATCATTACCTTTTGATTGCCCATCATTACTAAAATTTCTCCATTCTTGTTCTTcagataatatatttgtttctACAACTAATCCACATCCATTACATATTTGTGTACCTTCACTAGTATcacatattattattcctTTTTCTTTACAATCTGgacaaatattattttggaAACCTCGAAAGGAATGAAGTAACCTTCGATTTATATTCCCAGGTTCGTGATTACCATCTGAAAGTAATAGAAATagtaacaaatatatatatatagatatatatatatttctcaataataatacacacatttttttaatcataaaacttatatgaataaattaCTTATTTTTGATGAGTGATTTTTTCCAAATGAAGGGcttaaaaacaaatttttatttttattataaagtGATGacatttctatattttttcatttttttatgtctGCTT
This genomic window from Plasmodium berghei ANKA genome assembly, chromosome: 2 contains:
- a CDS encoding adenylate kinase-like protein 1, putative, which encodes MKIESKEIQNSSKLPNIIITGTPGVGKSTLCEELVEIINKDFEEKFRIDGKEQLKMIHLNLSNIIKNERLYEEYDDELDASIFSEELVNQKLKKLNLQNGGYIIDFHDVNFLYENKYIDKIFLLTASTNVLYERLEKRNYTKDKIKNNIECEIFQVIKEDILENYDDENIFVELQNNNLEDHDKNISFIQKWIHSYMTQGF
- a CDS encoding transcription initiation factor TFIIB, putative, which encodes MSSLYNKNKNLFLSPSFGKNHSSKINGNHEPGNINRRLLHSFRGFQNNICPDCKEKGIIICDTSEGTQICNGCGLVVETNILSEEQEWRNFSNDGQSKGNDRNRVGETSDIWLENNLTSTTFIKSSKKLQHLNMMTQINKNDQTLLSAFNILKLICETFFLRSNVIERAKEITKELQDMDQLKNRANNLNMLAVVYLACREAGHIKSIKELITFDRSYKEKDLGKTINKLKKVLPSRAFVYNENISHLIYSLSNRLQLSTDLIEAIEYVVKKATTLITTSHRLNSLCGGSIHLIVELNTSEEKNIKLPHLSQIASVCGVTTNTLKTTFKELLAASEYILPKNYLKDNNTKLVILKHKYLHDDKKKRR
- a CDS encoding kinesin-8, putative; amino-acid sequence: MKDKEIVKLNSNGDNHLINLKNVQDKNLSSSGIPSRYSSFESDVQASKQKDDHIYNTDKLNKIMNNTSSIGDTQYCNNRIDDTKLPEKLLQKYFSNNSTYKYTNSIEHQNMMNAHNEDLSTYQKNEAAEHIDINNHNKEQKKNEHEELKGVHDLNFQNNSYKKEEICEKKLIEPIKNTSIKKEEDQKDTMKIFVSNYGDNIYRNTEIYKTHTESCRNFTDQKYKTQYYDENKLSPLYKNKSDKFYDTFSEEKKELHFNSIDELMKEIQIFNNSMQTITSNDPTFIQKNNKHIYSENNSNKREANEINNSLIIENTVSCSNISTDACFGESPQNSNREKSDILDNEEYNLQEHSNNSCYEKNESIKSFKNFVKSEIKTENSILFTEDKEPQHTELKQDNLMGSQLNKSDVEYTDQESDNNNSCKQNDVSSISMKLTDVEPYTKLDNEESIETSKISSNQWEEMKKSFYDIENNLLYLNRENNYSLERNIEGTELLNVNNSETNKEIKFEKNETPQISYHTDEYKEKNEEIIKSQLDSDKKSTIYNYIHKDSFPNYEYDDTETKHLNILKNCSEKDEAFQNKNNISEQFNYNYLQDFTNKQNSLNGFTPKDYQNNNNYYYTDKEIDIHSPYARRDVLPDLSLERCIYSKEGSPNGKTDTLNGPDTSNRTDASRINSAGKGRTPRSSKSGGSTKTAFAIVKTGKIKQAEKDLVKTPKVFKKTEGNTRTSVNGNSNGNVGTKSPSNYNISSSANYSTHCNNGGNGVTPTSTKTNKNEKDITYNMNVVIRCRPMSNSEKNEGAKNVIKIMDNKMIVLLDPSDNTDNVLRQNRTKEKRYCFDYVFDENSTQEDVYNNSVKPLVDAVIKGYNSTVFAYGATGAGKTHTIIGYKNEPGIMMMILQDLFKKIKTLKAMNEYKIKCSFIEIYNENICDLLNPSSEYLDLREDPVKGITVSNIFEVCTTSVEEIMELIHTGNRNRTQEPTDANRTSSRSHGVLQVIVEETEKGQGLYQQTKKGKLCVIDLAGSERASQTNNKGMRMLEGANINRSLLALGNVINALVSRSKGTSKSNFIPFRDSKLTRLLKDSLGGNCKTLMIANISPSHLSYEDTHNTLKYANRAKNIKNVVTSNSVVVKHHLTMYIDIIEKLKTEIECLKEQLNDKEKTHHFIISESNSTNYDYYDSVKDCDKNSSREELLNIIYFLKRENQKLRCNLGSITPHISTSDSSTPTNEFIKYTEEINNIKIVNEKLFIDNKKFKVNIQEYIQIIENIKEVNHKYKAQINSLKNMLYNHDVSHLQMRLWLDDLKRKYTQLKENITDKDNAQLLEGLQDELNKVLNERKQIKNFILNIEQNLVENKEVNMDALKGNQIKMLEENKNKMENQLQININQTNNLINKLVANIKDDQMKSFMYLFYTNTILMQEREDFQDMFELSSVIINHKEKQLQQLIETSKISNLFNIIKNKI